The Armatimonadia bacterium genome includes a window with the following:
- a CDS encoding sugar phosphate isomerase/epimerase family protein encodes MKLSLLTYLLGKDMTLDELLDVVRKTGIDGLELRAEQGHKHGVELELTPEQRADVKKRFEDAYVPFACLATGCRFEDLDATKRQAEIDRAKQYCDLAADCGAPRIRVFGNAFPAGADKQQVVENVGAALREIAEHAAPRGVDVCLEMHGDFYWWKYTLDAVELADHPRVGIVHNCDPREMKFGTISEFYTPVRKHLRHFHMHDLESDYPYKALFGMLKRDGYGGFMSLECGASTDPVRVIGLYARLWREMVANA; translated from the coding sequence ATGAAGCTGAGTCTGCTGACCTATCTACTTGGCAAGGACATGACTCTGGACGAGTTGCTCGACGTGGTGCGCAAGACCGGAATCGACGGCCTGGAGCTGCGGGCCGAGCAAGGGCACAAGCACGGTGTGGAGCTCGAACTCACGCCCGAGCAGCGGGCCGACGTGAAGAAGCGCTTTGAGGACGCCTATGTGCCCTTCGCCTGCCTGGCGACGGGCTGCCGGTTCGAGGACCTTGACGCGACCAAGCGACAGGCCGAGATCGACCGGGCCAAGCAGTACTGCGATCTTGCTGCCGACTGCGGAGCCCCGCGGATTCGTGTCTTCGGCAACGCCTTCCCGGCCGGAGCAGACAAGCAGCAAGTGGTTGAGAATGTCGGCGCCGCCCTGCGGGAGATCGCGGAGCATGCCGCGCCGCGCGGCGTTGATGTCTGCCTGGAGATGCACGGTGACTTCTACTGGTGGAAGTACACGCTGGATGCCGTGGAGCTTGCTGACCATCCGCGCGTAGGCATCGTACACAACTGCGACCCGCGCGAGATGAAGTTCGGGACGATCTCGGAGTTCTACACGCCGGTTCGCAAGCACCTGCGGCACTTCCACATGCACGACCTGGAGAGCGACTACCCGTACAAGGCACTGTTCGGGATGCTCAAGCGCGACGGCTACGGGGGCTTCATGTCCCTGGAGTGCGGCGCGAGCACGGACCCGGTGAGGGTCATTGGCCTCTACGCCAGGCTGTGGCGTGAGATGGTCGCCAACGCCTAG
- a CDS encoding Gfo/Idh/MocA family oxidoreductase produces MAEPIRLGILGLSMGYSRAKIAKDYPNAVIGCVCSLNADRAETVAKEFDCAWTTSYEEMLQRDDLDVIGVWTASGHHCLHARMALEAGFNALTTKPMDIRVEACKEAIAAAEKAGKTLAVDFGLRYQPKVRKVRKALAGGAIGKLLLADVLMKWMRPQDYYDGGEPKGWRSRLETEGGSIANQGVHMVDELYWLMGPVQRIEYGRFGTRAHDIESEDMCLGSLTFQNGAWGMIETTTSAFPDRGTRIEINGTEGSVYLRGDEDIVIKRHDGEEVSLEDITLDPDWPQHCFDDMYRVIRLGKTPACPGIEGMRSVEIFTGVYEAARTGEAVELNQPPATC; encoded by the coding sequence ATGGCAGAACCGATTCGCTTAGGCATCCTCGGTCTGAGCATGGGCTACAGCCGTGCCAAGATCGCTAAGGACTACCCCAACGCCGTCATCGGTTGTGTATGCAGCCTTAACGCCGACCGCGCCGAGACCGTGGCCAAAGAGTTCGACTGCGCCTGGACCACCAGCTACGAGGAGATGCTGCAGCGTGACGATCTGGACGTGATTGGTGTCTGGACCGCCAGCGGCCACCACTGCCTTCACGCACGCATGGCCCTCGAAGCCGGCTTCAATGCCCTCACCACCAAGCCGATGGACATCCGCGTCGAGGCCTGCAAAGAGGCGATTGCCGCCGCCGAGAAGGCCGGCAAGACCCTCGCCGTCGACTTCGGCCTGCGCTATCAGCCGAAGGTGCGGAAGGTCAGGAAGGCGCTCGCCGGAGGGGCCATCGGCAAACTGCTCCTCGCCGACGTGCTGATGAAGTGGATGCGGCCGCAGGACTACTACGACGGTGGCGAGCCCAAGGGCTGGCGCAGTCGGCTGGAGACCGAAGGCGGCTCCATCGCCAACCAGGGCGTCCACATGGTCGACGAGCTCTACTGGCTGATGGGGCCGGTCCAGCGGATCGAGTACGGACGCTTCGGCACCCGGGCACACGACATCGAGTCGGAGGACATGTGCCTGGGGTCGCTGACCTTCCAGAATGGCGCCTGGGGGATGATCGAGACCACCACCAGCGCCTTCCCCGACCGTGGCACGCGCATCGAGATCAACGGCACGGAAGGCTCCGTCTACCTGCGTGGCGATGAGGATATCGTCATCAAGCGCCACGATGGCGAGGAGGTCTCGCTGGAGGACATCACTCTTGATCCCGACTGGCCCCAGCACTGCTTCGACGACATGTACCGGGTGATCCGCCTCGGGAAGACGCCGGCCTGTCCCGGCATCGAGGGAATGCGGAGCGTGGAGATCTTCACCGGGGTCTACGAGGCAGCACGCACCGGCGAGGCAGTCGAGCTGAACCAGCCACCGGCGACCTGCTGA
- a CDS encoding carbohydrate ABC transporter permease, protein MVLPLVWMVATSLKDPGEVYVTPPEFVPRQSVTVTDPKTGERQSVFTALVDGQETQVAHVRNEQGTAVVRVLSTGQERKLPLYVKQGDRQVASLTPVRKLHVQWSNYPAAWKALKLEDNWLSFDVPAYRFRLLGMTFQTKPLHSDGFPIENAFMAFYLNSLLIAGVATLGQVFTSSLAAYAFARLKFPGRDVLFLGYLGTLMVPFVVTMIPVFALFNLARLYDTYAALILPAMFSAYGTFMLRQFFITIPHELEDAARIDGCGQWGVYRHVIIPLSKPALATLTTFTFLQSWNNFMWPLIMIDSDQRKPLMLGLHTFMGRYSTDWTLLMAASVMVMVPVLLIFIFGQRYFVKGIQMTGLKG, encoded by the coding sequence ATGGTCTTGCCGCTGGTGTGGATGGTGGCAACGAGCCTCAAGGATCCGGGGGAGGTCTACGTCACCCCGCCGGAGTTCGTGCCCCGGCAGAGTGTGACCGTGACCGACCCGAAGACCGGCGAGCGCCAGTCCGTCTTCACAGCGCTCGTCGACGGCCAGGAGACGCAGGTCGCCCATGTGCGCAATGAGCAGGGGACGGCCGTCGTCAGGGTTCTGAGCACCGGGCAGGAGAGGAAGCTGCCGCTCTACGTGAAGCAGGGCGACCGGCAGGTGGCCTCACTGACGCCGGTGCGCAAGCTGCATGTCCAGTGGAGTAACTACCCGGCGGCCTGGAAGGCGCTGAAGCTGGAGGACAACTGGCTGAGCTTCGATGTGCCGGCCTACCGCTTCCGGCTCCTCGGGATGACCTTCCAGACCAAGCCCTTGCACAGTGACGGCTTCCCGATCGAGAACGCCTTCATGGCGTTCTACCTCAACAGCCTCCTCATTGCAGGGGTGGCGACCCTGGGTCAGGTGTTCACCTCCAGCCTGGCTGCCTATGCCTTCGCGCGGCTGAAGTTCCCCGGTCGCGACGTGCTGTTCCTGGGCTACCTGGGAACGCTGATGGTTCCCTTCGTTGTGACGATGATCCCGGTCTTCGCGCTGTTCAACCTGGCGCGACTCTACGACACTTACGCTGCGCTGATCCTCCCGGCGATGTTCTCGGCCTACGGGACCTTCATGCTGCGCCAGTTCTTCATCACGATTCCTCACGAGCTGGAGGACGCTGCGCGGATCGACGGCTGCGGGCAGTGGGGCGTGTACCGCCATGTCATCATCCCGTTGTCGAAGCCGGCGCTGGCGACGCTGACCACCTTCACCTTCCTGCAGAGCTGGAACAACTTCATGTGGCCCCTGATCATGATTGACTCGGACCAGCGCAAGCCGCTGATGCTGGGCCTTCACACCTTCATGGGACGCTACAGCACCGACTGGACGCTGCTGATGGCGGCCTCGGTGATGGTCATGGTGCCGGTCCTGCTGATCTTCATCTTCGGGCAGAGGTACTTCGTGAAGGGCATCCAGATGACGGGCCTCAAGGGGTAA
- a CDS encoding NAD(P)-dependent oxidoreductase, whose protein sequence is MIAITGGSGFLGFHVANYFGERGESSVLLDIASHVPADYPQDTKYISVDVRDYVLLRDALKQYDVSCIIHAAAALPLWKPKDIFSVNVDGTRNVLAAARELGIPRVVYISSTAVYGVPKIHPLLEDHPMIGVGPYGESKVQAEHLCNEAREGGQCVPTIRPKTFIGTGRLGVFQILYDWVESGCKIPVIGNGSNRYELLEVEDLCSAIYLCATLPPEKANGIFNVGAERFGTVLEDVGALCEYAGNGARVMGTPAWLVKPGLALAEALHLSPLYKWVYGTADTDSFVSIDKAKSVLGWQPQFSNAEALIRSYQWYLDHKAESDGATGITHRVAWNQGILKVFKKILH, encoded by the coding sequence ATGATTGCCATCACGGGTGGATCGGGTTTTCTCGGGTTCCACGTGGCGAACTACTTCGGCGAGAGGGGTGAGTCCAGCGTTCTTCTGGACATCGCCTCGCATGTGCCGGCGGACTACCCGCAGGACACCAAGTACATCAGTGTCGATGTTCGCGACTACGTGCTCTTGCGGGATGCGCTGAAGCAGTACGACGTATCCTGCATCATCCACGCGGCAGCCGCCCTGCCCCTGTGGAAGCCGAAGGACATCTTCTCGGTGAACGTGGACGGCACGCGCAACGTTTTGGCAGCAGCCCGTGAGCTGGGCATTCCCCGGGTGGTCTACATCTCCTCGACGGCGGTCTACGGGGTGCCGAAGATACACCCGCTGCTGGAGGACCATCCGATGATCGGCGTCGGACCTTACGGCGAGAGCAAGGTCCAGGCGGAGCACCTCTGCAACGAGGCACGCGAAGGTGGACAGTGCGTCCCAACCATCCGCCCCAAGACCTTCATCGGCACCGGCCGCCTGGGCGTCTTCCAGATCCTGTACGATTGGGTCGAGAGCGGCTGCAAGATCCCGGTCATCGGCAACGGCAGCAACCGCTACGAGTTGCTGGAGGTTGAGGACCTGTGCTCGGCCATCTACCTGTGCGCGACCTTGCCGCCGGAGAAGGCCAACGGCATCTTCAATGTGGGCGCCGAGCGCTTTGGCACGGTCCTGGAGGACGTCGGCGCGCTGTGTGAATATGCGGGCAATGGAGCGCGTGTCATGGGCACCCCGGCATGGCTGGTCAAGCCCGGTCTGGCGCTGGCCGAAGCGCTGCACCTTTCGCCGCTGTACAAGTGGGTCTATGGCACCGCCGACACCGACAGCTTCGTGTCCATCGACAAGGCCAAGTCCGTCCTCGGTTGGCAGCCGCAGTTCAGCAACGCCGAGGCGCTCATCCGCTCCTACCAGTGGTACCTGGACCACAAGGCGGAGTCTGACGGCGCGACTGGGATCACTCACCGCGTGGCGTGGAATCAGGGCATCCTGAAGGTCTTCAAGAAGATCCTGCACTAG
- a CDS encoding sugar ABC transporter permease produces the protein MTAYAFLLPNILGFLVFTALPVVAALALSFCRWRAIESWEGIHWNALRNYVSILGFHQDAATGATVANDGPFWYCMYNTAYLMLGVPIGMVLSFFCALLMNEKVRGIVLFRTVFFIPTICSSAAVAVLWRWLYNPDEGLINQILTMVGFQHAPNWLSDPMWAKPALIIMGLWVGVGGYNCVLYLAGLQNVPQELYEAADIDGAGWWTRLRYITWPMLAPTTFFILVTSIISGFQGHFTHIHIMTHGGPADSTTTLLYYIYQHAFVWHNMGYACALAMVLFAVIMVFTVLEWKRGGSAIEMN, from the coding sequence ATGACGGCGTATGCTTTCCTGCTGCCCAACATCCTGGGCTTTCTGGTGTTCACGGCGCTCCCGGTGGTCGCTGCCCTGGCCCTGTCCTTTTGCCGATGGCGGGCGATTGAAAGCTGGGAGGGCATCCACTGGAACGCCCTGCGCAACTACGTGAGCATCCTGGGCTTCCATCAGGACGCCGCAACCGGAGCGACCGTGGCCAACGACGGTCCCTTCTGGTATTGCATGTACAACACGGCCTACCTGATGCTGGGTGTGCCGATCGGGATGGTGCTCTCGTTCTTCTGCGCCCTGCTGATGAATGAGAAGGTGCGCGGGATAGTGCTGTTCCGGACCGTGTTCTTCATCCCCACGATCTGCTCCTCGGCGGCGGTCGCGGTTCTGTGGCGGTGGCTGTACAACCCCGACGAGGGCCTCATCAACCAGATACTGACGATGGTGGGCTTCCAGCATGCGCCGAACTGGCTGAGCGATCCGATGTGGGCGAAACCGGCGCTTATCATCATGGGACTGTGGGTCGGCGTCGGCGGGTACAACTGTGTGTTGTACCTTGCCGGGCTGCAGAACGTCCCGCAGGAGCTCTACGAGGCGGCCGACATTGACGGAGCCGGCTGGTGGACGCGTCTGCGGTACATCACCTGGCCGATGCTCGCGCCGACAACCTTCTTCATTCTGGTGACTTCGATCATCTCCGGCTTCCAGGGCCACTTCACCCATATCCACATCATGACTCACGGTGGGCCCGCCGATAGTACAACGACGCTCTTGTACTACATCTACCAGCACGCCTTCGTGTGGCACAACATGGGGTATGCCTGTGCGCTGGCGATGGTGCTGTTCGCGGTCATCATGGTCTTTACCGTGCTGGAGTGGAAGCGCGGTGGATCGGCTATTGAGATGAACTGA